From one Excalfactoria chinensis isolate bCotChi1 chromosome 9, bCotChi1.hap2, whole genome shotgun sequence genomic stretch:
- the SPHKAP gene encoding A-kinase anchor protein SPHKAP isoform X1 — MFRPAARRHLALRSNFESSLMQEVAEHQGNSTDSSGSSLGSTVTACKKILCSNSLLESTDYWLQNQRTPCQIGFLEDKSESNCASVCFVNLDANRDDCSNEQVKQKLISVSPNLPKLISSMNVQPPKENEIVLLSGLTSGNLQADYEVPQCPWQADVCLVQCARGDRKNSASCIIFEINKFLIGLELVQERQLQIEAHVSKPEDDTNCSVSSIEEDFLTASEHLEEENEADEYKTVAHEKISVSEASPDVRKNKGKGFESLHYRKARLPLILEGNCVNEDNTASKVSEAVHGVAEDSISRPEDKAEQEILGQKELVGRASSSLSSEDLTNNVENSCSVNVLDASLTKMAKEETGPLYDSTAKPSGKAEAEDCAGVRRSNPPLQNEQAATGQYATNLAESVLQDAFIRLSQSQPTFSEEAAVSISVGSSCKSKDASASRSWNELPKIVIVQSPDSSENVPDWPGSAFPNLCHWTETESSEVSDYFEEDHSNGQSQSALEMALACAATVIGTISSPQAAEKFRRDQEATDSKSETVDNEDLHTNSSQLLEDCTSTEYSFPSALCGMTQVASAVAVCGLGETKEEKYPATSSGLLSAAETSAAITLHCSIAVGSSMENLNDSIAEALLKEASIILTKPNTYKNVGHFMESINGRIIETAARPRIPHSDEVIRDELAQNLSNIILRHSIEEVRKKRELQSHSENGSSTQDIFMETANELLFNVIYFTCKKMNDIRQVEECSPLFSEGLKGKKVTRVEGWPTQATACETSRRTLDHSAINPFDTSYSASKDTENGISTKKINMRDVNSNENATVNSELTSRAIGHNALVAKTSPKKRYLKRTTRDCYKSPNQSNIQKKRDYRSFSDRESTFANNECRHGVQDQLPSSVVVNVENQAKHKCDAELSDEVQVSLSLLGNHVLLPSQPVLQVKNSRDKYCITDFAEELAETVVSMATEIAAICLENSNGKQPWFCAWKKGNEYLVTQSISCRTMKRKKETHANGSVVRKHRAPRLSEIKRKTDEHPELKERLMNRVVDESINLEDTPDSVSIFANEVAAKIMNLTELSMVDSIWQGPNHPRNRLHCERWSRAKASSCESIPEEDIDSKVSINTLGLMNAFGQPMSQTSSVSKQSSCESITDEFSRFMVNQMENEGRGFDLLLDYYAGKNANSILTSALQQVAKKNGHLNVRPSCPSKQSSTESITEEFYRYMLKEIEKENKDNASSPRSSKDWCGSLLSPSLRSPFCFRQSSVPDGRSSGSRLTVNIPVKANSLDGFAQHHQDSLSVQPVSTVASSGLCKSDSCLYQRCKTDQITDMLIHETWASSIESLMRKNKIITDEAEVTEVDHFHSDSPPHVQQYANRLAADIVENGKNLIVVQQDAFDSASQEHVLESKHPQGAAQIQVEPRRGGINLDEQKEHMKNSECLPAGQHREVPLIQIETDQRDESDKDSESLTLHELSEKEHQGKEKPPEVYTGKHMVSSTLLNSKSTQSKPDAEITGETKAAEEFPTHLSSSEESTGSWSQLANDEDNPDDTSSYLQLSERSLSNGNSSTTSSLGIMDLEIYQENVPPSPVINDLVEEKVFLKEQTDNTEESTSGLSVGTANYQKELLVINFDLEPECPNAELRATLQWIAASELGIPTIYFKKSQENRIEKFLDVVQLVQRKAWKVGDIFHAVVQYCKLSEESKEKTPSLFDWLLELG; from the exons gtttgttttgtgaattTAGATGCAAACAGAGATGATTGCAGCAATGAACAAGTGAAACAG AAATTGATCAGCGTCTCTCCAAATCTCCCTAAACTCATCAGTTCTATGAATGTACAACCcccaaaggaaaatgaaatagtcCTGCTGAGCGGATTAACATCAGGAAATCTTCAGGCTGATTATGAAGTTCCCCAG TGTCCTTGGCAGGCAGATGTCTGCTTGGTTCAGTGTGCGAGGGGAGACAGGAAGAACAGTGCAAGCTGCATCATCTTTGAAATAAACAAGTTTCTGATTGGGCTTGAGCTTGTTCAGGAGAGACAGCTGCAGATAGAAGCTCATGTCTCAAAGCCTGAGGATGACACAAACTGCTCAGTGTCCTCAATAGAAGAAGATTTCCTCACAGCATCTGAGCATCTCGAGGAGGAAAACGAGGCTGATGAATATAAAACTg tagcCCATGAGAAAATAAGTGTTTCAGAAGCATCTCCTGatgtcagaaaaaataaaggaaaaggatttgAAAGCCTCCACTACAGAAAAGCCAGGTTGCCATTAATTCTTGAAGGGAATTGCGTTAATGAAGATAATACAGCTAGTAAAGTCTCTGAAGCTGTACATGGTGTGGCTGAAGATAGCATCTCACGACCTGAAGATAAGGCAGAGCAGGAAATCCTGGGTCAAAAGGAATTAGTGGGAAGAGCTTCATCATCCCTCAGCAGTGAGGATTTGACTAACAATGTTGAAAATTCCTGCTCAGTGAATGTATTAGATGCATCTTTAACCAAAATGGCTAAAGAGGAGACGGGGCCTCTTTATGACTCTACAGCAAAACCCAGTGGTAAGGCAGAAGCAGAGGATTGTGCAGGTGTTAGGAGAAGCAACCCCCCCTTGCAAAACGAGCAAGCAGCTACAGGTCAGTATGCTACAAATCTAGCAGAATCTGTTCTGCAAGATGCGTTCATTAGACTTTCACAGTCTCAACCCACTTTCAGTGAGGAGGCTGCAGTCAGCATCTCCGTAGGAAGCTCCTGCAAGTCAAAAGATGCATCTGCTTCTCGATCATGGAACGAACTTCCAAAGATTGTCATAGTGCAAAGTCCAGACAGCAGTGAGAATGTGCCAGACTGGCCAGGGTCTGCCTTCCCAAACCTGTGCCACTGGACTGAAACAGAGAGTTCTGAAGTTTCAGATTACTTTGAAGAAGACCATTCAAACGGACAAAGCCAGAGCGCTCTGGAGATGGCTCTGGCTTGTGCAGCAACTGTCATTGGAACCATTTCAAGTCCCCAGGCAGCAGAAAAATTCAGAAGGGATCAAGAAGCCACAGACTCCAAAAGTGAAACAGTTGATAATGAAGATCTACACACAAATTCTTCACAGCTACTTGAAGACTGTACTAGCACAGAATATTCATTTCCATCTGCGCTGTGTGGCATGACTCAAGTAGCAAGTGCTGTAGCAGTCTGTGGTCTGGgggaaacaaaggaagagaagtACCCTGCAACTTCGAGTgggctgctgtctgcagctgagACTTCTGCAGCCATTACACTTCATTGTAGCATAGCTGTAGGAAGCAGCATGGAAAACCTGAATGATAGCATTGCAGAGGCCCTTCTCAAAGAGGCATCGATAATTTTGACAAAACCTAATACATACAAAAATGTAGGGCATTTTATGGAATCTATAAATGGAAGAATTATTGAAACAGCAGCAAGGCCACGGATTCCACACTCTGATGAAGTAATCAGAGACGAACTGGCACAAAATTTATCCAATATTATTCTACGACATTCTATTGAAGAagtcaggaagaaaagagagctACAGTCCCATTCAGAAAACGGCTCAAGTACACAAGACATTTTCATGGAGACTGCCAATGAGTTGCTTTTTAATGTGATATATTTCACTTGCAAGAAGATGAATGACATAAGGCAAGTTGAAGAGTGTTCCCCTCTCTTTTCTGAAGGCCTGAAAGGCAAGAAGGTAACAAGAGTAGAAGGATGGCCAACACAGGCAACAGCATGTGAAACATCACGCAGAACCCTTGATCATTCTGCTATTAACCCATTTGATACATCCTACAGTGCTAGCAAAGACACCGAAAATGGTATcagcacaaagaaaattaacatgAGAGATGTAAATAGCAACGAAAACGCCACTGTAAATTCAGAGCTAACAAGTAGAGCCATTGGGCATAATGCACTTGTTGCAAAAACATCTCCCAAGAAAAGATACCTGAAAAGAACGACACGAGACTGTTACAAATCCCCAAATCAGAGTAACATCCAGAAGAAGAGAGACTACAGGTCATTTTCAGACAGAGAAAGTACCTTTGCAAACAATGAATGCAGGCATGGTGTTCAAGATCAACTGCCTTCCAGTGTTGTTGTGAACGTGGAAAACCAGGCCAAACATAAGTGCGATGCTGAACTAAGTGATGAAGTCCAAGTTAGCTTGTCTTTGTTAGGAAACCACGTCTTACTTCCTTCTCAGCCTGTGCTACAGGTGAAAAATTCAAGAGACAAATACTGTATAACAGATTTTGCAGAAGAACTGGCAGAAACAGTGGTCTCTATGGCAACAGAAATAGCTGCCATTTGTCTTGAAAATTCAAATGGGAAGCAGCCCTGGTTCTGTGCATGGAAGAAAGGCAATGAATATCTGGTGACCCAGAGTATATCATGCAGAactatgaaaaggaaaaaggaaaccCATGCTAATGGCTCGGTTGTTCGGAAGCACAGGGCACCTCGACTTAgtgagataaaaagaaagacagatgaGCATCCTGAGCTAAAGGAAAGGTTGATGAATCGAGTAGTAGATGAATCTATAAACCTTGAGGACACACCAGATTCTGTCAGTATCTTTGCAAATGAAGTGGCTGCAAAGATCATGAACCTCACTGAACTCTCCATGGTTGACAGCATCTGGCAGGGCCCAAACCATCCCAGGAACAGGCTGCACTGCGAAAGATGGAGCCGAGCCAAGGCCTCAAGCTGCGAGAGCATACCAGAGGAGGACATAGATTCCAAAGTCTCTATCAATACTCTAGGCCTAATGAACGCCTTTGGTCAGCCTATGAGCCAGACAAGTTCTGTCTCAAAGCAGTCTAGTTGTGAAAGCATTACAGATGAGTTTTCAAGATTTATGGTGAaccaaatggaaaatgaaggaagaggCTTTGATTTATTACTTGATTATTATGCGGggaaaaatgcaaacagcatcTTGACTTCTGCTTTGCAACAGGTTGCTAAGAAAAATGGTCATCTTAATGTACGACCAAGTTGCCCATCCAAGCAGTCCAGCACAGAAAGCATaacagaagaattttacaggtatatgctgaaagaaatagaaaaagaaaataaagataatgcATCTTCCCCTCGGAGTTCAAAGGACTGGTGTGGCAGTTTGCTATCACCCTCTCTGCGATCACCTTTTTGCTTTAGACAGTCCTCAGTGCCTGATGGCAGATCATCAGGTTCTAGACTAACAGTTAACATCCCAGTCAAGGCAAATTCATTAGATGGATTTGCCCAGCATCACCAGGATTCCTTAAGTGTACAGCCAGTCAGTACTGTGGCTTCTTCAGGTCTTTGCAAGTCTGACTCATGTCTGTACCAAAGATGCAAGACTGACCAGATAACAGATATGTTGATTCACGAGACATGGGCAAGCTCTATTGAATCTCTAATGCgcaaaaacaaaatcataacAGATGAGGCAGAAGTTACAGAGGTAGATCATTTTCACAGCGATTCCCCACCACATGTACAGCAGTACGCAAACAGACTGGCTGCAGATATTGTTGAAAATGGTAAAAATTTAATTGTTGTCCAGCAGGATGCTTTTGATTCTGCAAGCCAAGAACACGTGCTGGAAAGCAAACATCCCCAGGGTGCAGCTCAGATTCAAGTAGAACCCAGAAGGGGTGGAATAAATTTGGATGAGCAAAAGGAGCACATGAAGAACTCTGAGTGCCTCCCTGCTGGTCAGCACAGGGAAGTGCCTTTAATTCAGATAGAAACTGATCAACGAGACGAATCAGATAAAGACTCTGAGTCCTTAACTTTACACGAGCTTTCTGAAAAGGAGCATCAAGGCAAGGAAAAGCCTCCAGAAGTTTACACTGGGAAGCACATGGTTTCCAGTACCCTACTGAATAG CAAAAGCACTCAGAGCAAACCAGATGCTGAAATCacaggagaaacaaaagcagctgaagaatTTCCAACACACCTCAGCAGCAGCGAAGAAAGCACTGGCAGCTGGTCCCAGCTTGCCAACGATGAAGACAATCCTGATGACACAAGTAGCTACTTACAACTCAGCGAACGATCCCTGAG CAATGGCAACAGCAGTACAACTAGCAGTCTTGGCATTATGGACCTGGAAATTTATCAGGAGAACGTTCCACCTTCTCCTGTGATTAA TGACTTAGTAGAAGAAAAGGTTTTCCTTAAAGAACAGACAGATAATACAGAGG AAAGTACTTCTGGGCTCTCAGTGGGAACAGCCAATTATCAGAAAGAACTCCTGGTGATTAATTTTGATCTGGAACCAGAATGCCCCAACGCAGAGCTGCGAGCCACCCTGCAGTGGATAGCCGCTTCCGAACTTGGAATCCCAAccatctattttaaaaaatctcagGAAAACAGAATTGAAAAG TTTTTAGATGTTGTGCAGCTAGTTCAACGGAAGGCCTGGAAAGTGGGTGACATCTTTCATGCTGTGGTGCAGTACTGCAAGCTCAGTGAGGAGAGCAAAGAGAAGACACCAAGCCTGTTTGATTGGCTCCTTGAACTGGGCTAG